The Nocardioides marmorisolisilvae genomic interval CACGGCCCCGCCGACGTTCATCCTCTTCACCACCGGCAAGCTCGACGCCGGCTACGAGCGGTACGTCGAGCGCCGGCTGCGCGAGGAGTTCGGCTTCGTCGGCACCCCGATCTCGTTGCAGGTGCGCCCCCGGGAGAAGCGCAAGCGCTGAGGCGGTGCTCGCGGTCGTGATGCAGGTCATGCTCGCAATGAGGTAAGGCTTGCCTTATGATCAGTGGAATCTGCTGAGGACAGGAGCCCCCGATGATCGTCTGTCACTGCGCCGTGGTGCGTTGCGGCGACGTGCGCGAGGCAGCCGACAGGGGAGCGTCCACGGTGGCCCAGGTGTGCGGTGCGACGGGCGCCGGCCGGGACTGCGGAGCGTGCGTGTTCGCCTTGAAGCGGGTGCTGTGCGAGCATCAGGACTCGATGTCCGTCCCGCTTCCGGAGGTTGAAGGTGCAGCCAGCTGACCCACGCGTCGTCGAGCTCCTCAACGACGCGCTCACGCTCGAACTGACCGTCACCAACAGCTACTTCCTGCATGCCCGGATGCTTGATAACTGGGGCTTCACGAAGTTGGGCAAGGTCTTCTACGACATCTCGATCGGAGAGATGCGTGATGCCGATTCCCTGATCAACCGGATCCTGATGTACGACGGGCACCCGAACCTGCAGCGGCTCGGCTCGATCACCACGGGGGAGACTCCGGGGGAGATGCTCCGGCTGGCCTTCGAGAGCGAGCAGGCTGCCGTTGCCCAGTTCACCGCGAGCGCGCTGGAGTGCCGCAACCTCGGTGACTCCGGGACCGCTGCGGTCTTCGAGCAGATGGTGCTCGACGAGGAGGGGCACGCCGACTGGTTCGAGAGCCAGCTCGACGCCATCGCTCAGGTGGGGATCCAGGGCTACCTGGCGCAGCAGATCGAGGCCGGCGCCGGGCCAGAGTGAGTCGGCGGGCCGATTCTGCCCCCGTCG includes:
- a CDS encoding (2Fe-2S)-binding protein; the encoded protein is MIVCHCAVVRCGDVREAADRGASTVAQVCGATGAGRDCGACVFALKRVLCEHQDSMSVPLPEVEGAAS
- the bfr gene encoding bacterioferritin, translating into MQPADPRVVELLNDALTLELTVTNSYFLHARMLDNWGFTKLGKVFYDISIGEMRDADSLINRILMYDGHPNLQRLGSITTGETPGEMLRLAFESEQAAVAQFTASALECRNLGDSGTAAVFEQMVLDEEGHADWFESQLDAIAQVGIQGYLAQQIEAGAGPE